From the Leucobacter tenebrionis genome, one window contains:
- a CDS encoding cell division protein PerM, with the protein MRAIVTAVVAAIEAAAVAVAGLAAVTVPALLLWTVVFGLAAEPNAVVAAVAGAWLLAHRVPMRLEVDAQTALSLGLAPEQLEFVLSLAPLGITLITVLLAARAGWRFGARGGIGAAGALGGMLGFGAVAFGTATLAAPLQVWPLWLAALVPAVGYGAVSTAAFCVRAMRDEHDWWRACVRAVQRGVERAGASAWAAVLPARAGETGRLAVAMLVALLGLAGLAFAVAIVVGYPHVIALTQGLHLDPLGSVLVFIVQVALLPVAVIWGVAWLTGAGFSVGAGSSATPFEALLGPLPALPLFGAIPQGWGALGALVPALLVLTGVAIGVLFARRPQQRRVGWIAALVTPVVAALLVGLAVAALCALASGSIGPGRLETAGAEPWIAGGLAAAELGAGALLGIAAARIDLGRIREALPETARAMSERVRTVRVPGRRRRKNAEALPALSGLGGDAGRSEGTIDVGVDADETVDLTADADAADALDALDASAGEEAAGAGREREAPGLDGSEASGSAADGPAADDPDSDDSDLGETADLAGAVDDLDEQDSEALLRAYAWDGRPLDDGDPEPPHRSRWRRGREER; encoded by the coding sequence ATGAGAGCCATAGTCACAGCGGTGGTTGCCGCGATCGAGGCGGCTGCCGTCGCCGTCGCGGGTCTCGCGGCGGTCACCGTGCCCGCGCTGCTGCTGTGGACGGTGGTGTTCGGTCTCGCGGCCGAACCGAACGCGGTCGTCGCGGCGGTCGCGGGCGCATGGCTGCTCGCGCACCGGGTGCCGATGCGGCTGGAAGTCGATGCGCAGACCGCGCTGAGCCTCGGTCTCGCTCCCGAGCAGCTCGAGTTCGTGCTCTCCCTCGCGCCCCTCGGCATCACGCTCATCACCGTGCTGCTCGCGGCGAGGGCCGGGTGGCGGTTCGGCGCGCGCGGCGGGATCGGAGCGGCGGGAGCGCTGGGCGGGATGCTCGGCTTCGGCGCGGTGGCCTTCGGAACGGCCACGCTGGCGGCGCCGCTCCAGGTGTGGCCGCTGTGGCTGGCTGCTCTGGTGCCCGCGGTCGGGTACGGCGCGGTCTCGACCGCTGCGTTCTGCGTGCGCGCGATGCGCGATGAGCACGACTGGTGGCGGGCCTGCGTGCGTGCGGTTCAGCGGGGCGTCGAGCGTGCCGGCGCCTCGGCGTGGGCCGCGGTGCTGCCTGCGCGGGCGGGGGAGACCGGGCGTCTCGCGGTCGCGATGCTGGTGGCCCTGCTGGGGCTCGCGGGCCTCGCCTTCGCCGTCGCGATCGTCGTGGGATATCCGCACGTGATCGCGCTGACGCAGGGCCTGCACCTCGATCCGCTGGGCTCCGTGCTCGTGTTCATCGTGCAGGTCGCGCTGCTGCCCGTCGCGGTGATCTGGGGCGTCGCCTGGCTGACCGGAGCCGGCTTCTCCGTCGGGGCGGGGAGTTCGGCGACACCGTTCGAGGCGCTGCTCGGGCCGCTGCCCGCGCTCCCGCTCTTCGGCGCGATCCCGCAGGGCTGGGGGGCTCTCGGGGCGCTGGTCCCGGCTCTGCTGGTGCTGACCGGGGTCGCGATCGGCGTGCTGTTCGCCCGCCGACCGCAGCAGCGACGGGTCGGCTGGATCGCGGCCCTCGTCACCCCCGTGGTGGCGGCACTGCTGGTCGGACTCGCGGTGGCCGCGCTGTGCGCGCTCGCGAGCGGATCGATCGGCCCGGGGCGGCTCGAGACCGCAGGGGCCGAGCCGTGGATCGCCGGCGGTCTCGCCGCTGCCGAGCTCGGCGCGGGCGCACTCCTCGGAATCGCGGCGGCTCGCATCGACCTGGGGCGGATCCGCGAGGCGCTCCCGGAGACAGCCCGTGCGATGAGCGAGCGCGTGCGCACCGTGCGGGTGCCGGGCCGGCGCCGTCGGAAGAACGCCGAGGCCCTGCCCGCGCTGAGCGGGCTCGGCGGCGATGCCGGGCGCTCCGAGGGAACCATCGATGTCGGCGTCGATGCCGATGAAACCGTCGACCTCACCGCTGATGCCGATGCCGCCGACGCCCTCGATGCCCTCGATGCTTCCGCGGGTGAGGAAGCTGCAGGGGCCGGCCGCGAGCGCGAGGCTCCCGGCCTCGACGGCTCCGAAGCATCAGGATCCGCGGCTGACGGTCCCGCGGCTGACGACCCCGACAGCGATGACTCCGACCTCGGCGAGACCGCGGATCTCGCGGGAGCCGTCGACGATCTGGACGAGCAGGACTCGGAAGCCCTGCTGCGCGCCTACGCGTGGGACGGGCGGCCGCTGGACGACGGCGATCCCGAACCCCCGCACCGCTCCCGGTGGCGTCGGGGCCGCGAGGAGCGGTGA
- a CDS encoding ABC transporter permease codes for MAPSPSSAPRRRRRARIASPLGRSAYLATAVMTFVVLIAVWTAVSASGLVDPMFLPGPGAVFGALGAQAANGELWSDIGVSSLRIVVGFVIATVMAVPIGTLMGVNARIEAALEPLMDFIRYMPVVAFVPLTIVWAGIEENQKFLIIWMGTFFQQVLMVADAVRRTPRNLVSLGETLGLSWIQLLTRIVVPSAMPRIWDALRITLGWAWTWLVVAELVAASSGMGFRITVAQRFFQTDLIIGYVFVLGLLGLVLDQVMRAAGRRMFAYQEGRS; via the coding sequence ATGGCACCCTCACCCAGCAGCGCCCCTCGCCGGCGCAGGCGTGCCCGCATCGCCTCACCCCTGGGCCGCTCGGCCTACCTCGCGACGGCGGTGATGACGTTCGTAGTGCTCATCGCGGTGTGGACGGCGGTGAGCGCGAGCGGGCTCGTCGATCCCATGTTCCTCCCGGGGCCGGGCGCGGTGTTCGGCGCGCTCGGCGCCCAGGCGGCGAACGGCGAACTGTGGAGCGACATCGGGGTGAGCTCGTTGCGCATCGTCGTCGGCTTCGTGATCGCCACCGTCATGGCGGTGCCGATCGGCACCCTCATGGGGGTGAATGCCCGGATCGAGGCCGCGCTCGAACCGCTCATGGACTTCATCCGGTACATGCCGGTCGTGGCATTCGTGCCGCTCACCATCGTGTGGGCCGGCATCGAGGAGAACCAGAAGTTCCTAATCATCTGGATGGGCACCTTCTTCCAGCAGGTGCTGATGGTCGCCGACGCGGTGCGCCGCACACCCCGCAACCTCGTCAGCCTGGGCGAGACGCTGGGCCTCAGCTGGATCCAGCTGCTCACCCGGATCGTGGTGCCGTCGGCCATGCCGCGCATCTGGGACGCGCTGCGGATCACCCTCGGCTGGGCGTGGACCTGGCTCGTGGTGGCCGAGCTCGTGGCGGCCTCGAGCGGCATGGGCTTCAGGATCACGGTGGCGCAGCGCTTCTTCCAGACGGATCTCATCATCGGTTACGTCTTCGTGCTGGGGCTGCTGGGCCTCGTGCTCGATCAGGTGATGCGAGCCGCCGGGCGTCGGATGTTCGCGTACCAGGAGGGACGCTCATGA
- a CDS encoding aliphatic sulfonate ABC transporter substrate-binding protein: MTRRFLRSLSVTAAATAALALGLTGCAGGAGADSGEKGAAASGETIRMGTQPWLGYGQWYVAEDQGFFADRGVEVELSSFNADADVNAALAAGRLDMANVGAQAALQFIEQGVDVSIVLMLDSATEADAIIAGDGVSSVEDLAGKKVGFERGATSEILLAEALEEAGMGFDDIETVELSADKVTPTLVSGSIDAGVTYEPYISEALGSGKGIDTVATAGEYPGLITDVLVVRDEVLEQRPDEVTEVLAAWDDAVAYYDANTDEAREIIATGVGTDASELETAFDGVHFYSLAENRELLSGEYLEETLPALIEVAKRIGLVSGDVDAASAIRTGFLGEPVD; the protein is encoded by the coding sequence GTGACCCGCCGATTCCTCCGTTCGCTCTCCGTCACCGCCGCAGCGACCGCGGCCCTCGCCCTCGGCCTCACCGGCTGCGCCGGAGGCGCGGGCGCCGACTCGGGAGAGAAGGGCGCGGCAGCCTCAGGTGAGACGATCCGCATGGGCACGCAGCCCTGGCTCGGCTACGGGCAGTGGTACGTGGCCGAGGATCAGGGCTTCTTCGCGGATCGCGGCGTCGAGGTCGAGCTGTCGAGCTTCAACGCCGACGCCGATGTGAACGCGGCGCTCGCCGCCGGCCGCTTGGACATGGCGAACGTGGGTGCGCAGGCCGCGCTGCAGTTCATCGAGCAGGGCGTCGACGTGTCGATCGTGCTCATGCTCGACTCGGCCACCGAGGCCGACGCGATCATCGCGGGTGACGGGGTGTCGAGCGTCGAGGATCTCGCGGGTAAGAAGGTCGGCTTCGAGCGCGGAGCGACGAGCGAGATCCTGCTCGCCGAGGCCCTCGAAGAGGCCGGCATGGGCTTCGACGACATCGAGACGGTCGAGCTCTCGGCCGACAAGGTGACACCCACCCTCGTCTCGGGCAGCATCGACGCGGGCGTCACCTACGAGCCCTACATCAGCGAGGCGCTCGGTTCTGGCAAGGGCATCGACACCGTGGCCACGGCGGGCGAGTACCCCGGCCTCATCACCGACGTGCTCGTGGTTCGCGACGAGGTGCTCGAGCAGCGACCCGACGAGGTCACCGAGGTGCTCGCCGCCTGGGACGATGCGGTCGCCTACTACGACGCGAACACCGACGAGGCCCGCGAGATCATCGCGACGGGCGTCGGCACGGACGCCTCCGAGCTCGAGACCGCCTTCGACGGCGTGCACTTCTACTCCCTCGCAGAGAACCGCGAGCTGCTGAGCGGAGAGTACCTCGAGGAGACGCTGCCCGCGCTCATCGAGGTGGCGAAGCGCATCGGCCTCGTCTCGGGCGACGTCGACGCCGCCAGCGCGATCCGCACCGGCTTCCTCGGGGAGCCCGTCGACTGA
- a CDS encoding ABC transporter ATP-binding protein, translated as MSGQDRTRAPKLRIGGLVKRFGAGGSAVTALEGVDLEVAENEFVSIVGASGCGKSTLLSLVAGLEEPTEGTIEVGGREVVGPGRDRGVVFQQATLMPWLTVQQNVEFALRGEPGLTRSERADRAREFLRLVGLEGFERSYPAQLSGGMQQRVALARSLSYGPDMLLMDEPFGALDALTRRTMQELLLEVWEQHRLTVLLVTHDIDEAVVTSDRVVVMSPRPGRVQRIVDVPIPRPRTLASERTPEFQGLSDEILALIRVHPAAE; from the coding sequence ATGAGCGGGCAGGATCGGACGAGGGCTCCCAAGCTGCGCATCGGCGGCCTGGTGAAGCGCTTCGGCGCGGGCGGAAGCGCCGTGACCGCTCTCGAGGGCGTGGATCTCGAGGTCGCCGAGAACGAGTTCGTCTCGATAGTTGGGGCTTCGGGGTGCGGTAAATCGACGCTGCTCTCCCTGGTCGCGGGTCTCGAGGAGCCGACGGAGGGCACGATCGAGGTGGGCGGGCGCGAGGTCGTCGGGCCGGGGCGGGATCGCGGGGTCGTGTTCCAGCAGGCGACCCTGATGCCGTGGCTCACCGTGCAGCAGAACGTGGAGTTCGCGCTGCGGGGGGAGCCCGGGCTGACGCGCTCGGAGCGTGCGGATCGCGCCCGCGAGTTTCTGCGGCTGGTGGGGCTCGAGGGCTTCGAGCGCTCCTATCCGGCGCAGCTCTCGGGCGGGATGCAGCAGCGGGTCGCCCTGGCGCGCTCGCTGAGCTACGGCCCGGACATGCTGCTCATGGACGAGCCCTTCGGCGCACTCGACGCGCTCACCCGGCGCACCATGCAGGAACTGCTGCTCGAGGTGTGGGAGCAGCACCGGCTCACGGTGCTGCTCGTGACGCACGACATCGACGAGGCGGTGGTGACGAGCGATCGGGTGGTCGTGATGAGCCCGCGGCCCGGTCGCGTGCAGCGAATCGTCGACGTGCCGATCCCGCGCCCGCGCACGTTGGCCTCGGAGCGCACCCCCGAGTTCCAGGGGCTGAGCGACGAGATCCTCGCGCTCATCCGCGTGCACCCCGCTGCCGAGTGA